DNA sequence from the Desulfovibrio aminophilus DSM 12254 genome:
GTAAACTTTCTTCGCGGCTTGGACATCAAAAGCCTCCTTCAGGCTTCTTACGTCCACCTTAGCTCATGGTCCAGTTTTCCGAACCCACTTCTGTCCACTACACCGCGGGCCAGGACTCGTACCTGGTCAAGGTCCGGGCCGAGGACACCGAGGCCCTGCAGCACATCCTCCAGCAGTTCGGGGCCATCCCCGGGGTGCGCGACACCCGCACCACCATCGTTCTGGCCACGCTCAAGGAATCCCGGCAACTGCCGCTGCAAGGCGGCGAGGCAAGCAAGGAGTAACGGCATGACTCTCGACAGGCAGGTTCTGGAGCCCCGCATCGTGAGCCGGGGCAAGGAATTCTTCACGAGCATCGCGGGCGAGGCTCCGTCCATCTTCAACAAGGGCTGGTGGACCGGCAAGGTCATGGACTGGGCCATGAAGAACGAGGCCTTCAAGGTCCAGATGTTCCGCTTCGTGGACGTGCTGCCCTATCTCACCACCTCGGACTCGCTCTCCCGGCACATCGAGGAGTACTTCACCGGCGAGAACGCGGGCGAGATCCCGGACGTGCTCAAGTGGGGCGCGTCCAAGACCGGTTTCGCCGGTGGGCTGGTGGCCAAGGTCCTGCACAAGACCATCCGTTCGAACATCGAGGGCATGGCCCGCCAGTTCATCATCGGCGAAAAGGCCTCCGAGGCCGTGAAAGGCATCAAGAAGCTCCGCAAGGACGGCTTCGCCTTCGTCATCGACCTCCTGGGGGAGGCCACCATGAACGAGGCGGAAGCCGACGCCTACCAGGCGGGCTACATGGAGGTGCTTCGGGCCATCAAGGAGGAGCAGCGCAAGTGGGACGCCCTGGACGCCTCGGGCGACCTGGACTGGGGCCACGCGCCCAGGGTCAACGTGGCCATCAAACCCACCTGCTTCTACT
Encoded proteins:
- a CDS encoding Lrp/AsnC ligand binding domain-containing protein, which codes for MVQFSEPTSVHYTAGQDSYLVKVRAEDTEALQHILQQFGAIPGVRDTRTTIVLATLKESRQLPLQGGEASKE